In Geminocystis sp. NIES-3708, a single window of DNA contains:
- a CDS encoding OsmC family protein, with product MPQKTLETKVIEPIRKEGLKQLAEKARNNPQAIATVKTRTILEGKFRNLNYVRDLPAHVIDEPPTLLGDDTAPNPSEAVLAALGSCLSVGIHANAISRGINLTKLELNLEGDINITGVWGIGDLSEKRLGFTDIRVKVDIEGDTTREELDALIVHSNNWSPVANTLRLPVNIDVSLA from the coding sequence ATGCCTCAAAAAACTTTAGAAACGAAAGTAATTGAACCTATCCGCAAGGAAGGATTAAAACAATTAGCCGAAAAAGCTCGTAATAATCCCCAAGCGATCGCCACAGTAAAAACTCGAACTATTTTAGAGGGAAAGTTTCGTAATTTAAACTATGTGCGTGATTTACCAGCTCATGTAATTGATGAACCACCAACTCTATTAGGAGATGATACTGCCCCCAATCCTTCTGAAGCGGTTTTAGCGGCGTTGGGTTCGTGTTTATCTGTGGGAATTCATGCTAATGCGATTAGTAGAGGCATTAATTTAACGAAATTAGAATTAAACCTAGAAGGTGATATTAATATTACTGGTGTCTGGGGCATTGGTGATTTATCAGAAAAAAGACTAGGTTTTACAGATATTCGAGTCAAAGTCGATATTGAAGGGGATACTACCAGAGAAGAATTAGATGCCCTTATTGTCCATTCAAATAATTGGTCTCCTGTGGCGAATACTTTACGTTTACCCGTCAATATTGATGTGTCTTTAGCCTAG